ACGCGAAGAAAGTCATTGAAGACATGGTCAAAGCCGTCGAGTAAAACCTGCCTCAGCGCAACACCAAAAACCTCAGCCTTCAGTAGGCTGGGGTTTTTTTATTGCTGCCCAATTCCCCCGCGAACCCGACCAAAGGCTCTAAATCAGGGCTTGGCATTCGACCATGGTAGCGGGACGGATTTTCTTCAAATCACTAGACTGCGTACCTTGCTTTCGTTGCCCGAGATAACAATCCATGTACCGTGACCGTATTCGCTTGCCTTCGTTGTTGGATAAGGTGATGAGCGCCGCCGACGCTGCCGCTCTGATCGAGGACGGCATGACCGTCGGCATGAGCGGCTTTACCCGCGCCGGCGAAGCCAAAGCCGTGCCCCACGCATTGGCCGAACGCGCCAAGATCACTCCGTTGAAAATCACCCTGATGACCGGCGCGAGCCTGGGCAACGACCTCGACAAACAACTGACCGAGGCCGGCGTCCTGTCGCGGCGCATGCCGTTCCAGGTCGACAGCACGTTGCGCAAGGCGATCAATGCCGGCGAAGTCATGTTCATCGACCAGCACCTGTCGGAAACCGTCGAGATGCTGCGCAACCAGCAACTGACGCGGCCGGATATCGCGGTGATTGAAGCCGTGGCGATCACCGAGCAGGGCCATATTGTGCCGACCACCTCGGTGGGCAACTCGGCGAGTTTCGCGATCTTCGCCAAGCACGTCATCGTCGAGATCAACATGGCGCACAACCCGAATCTCGAGGGTTTGCACGACATCTATATCCCGACCTACCGCCCGACCCGCACGCCGATTCCTTTGGTGAAAGTCGATGATCGGATTGGCAGTACCGCGATTCCGATTCCGCCGGAGAAGATCGTGGCGATCGTCATCACCAATCAATCCGACTCGCCGTCCACCGTGCTGCCACCGGACGTCGATACTCAGGCGATCGCCGATCACCTGATCGACTTCTTTAAAGAAGAAGTCGCTGCGGGGCGAATGACCAACAAGCTCGGGCCGCTGCAGGCCGGGATCGGCACCATCGCCAACTCGGTGATGTGCGGCTTGATCGATTCGCCGTTCGAAGACCTGACCATGTATTCCGAAGTGTTGCAGGACTCGACATTCGACCTGATCGACGCCGGCAAGCTGAGTTT
The window above is part of the Pseudomonas prosekii genome. Proteins encoded here:
- a CDS encoding acetyl-CoA hydrolase/transferase family protein, whose amino-acid sequence is MYRDRIRLPSLLDKVMSAADAAALIEDGMTVGMSGFTRAGEAKAVPHALAERAKITPLKITLMTGASLGNDLDKQLTEAGVLSRRMPFQVDSTLRKAINAGEVMFIDQHLSETVEMLRNQQLTRPDIAVIEAVAITEQGHIVPTTSVGNSASFAIFAKHVIVEINMAHNPNLEGLHDIYIPTYRPTRTPIPLVKVDDRIGSTAIPIPPEKIVAIVITNQSDSPSTVLPPDVDTQAIADHLIDFFKEEVAAGRMTNKLGPLQAGIGTIANSVMCGLIDSPFEDLTMYSEVLQDSTFDLIDAGKLSFASGSSITLSARRNADVFGNLEHYKDKLVLRPQEISNHPEVVRRLGIIGINTALEFDLYGNVNSTHVCGTRMMNGIGGSGDFARNAHLAIFVTKSIAKGGAISSVVPMVSHVDHTEHDVDILVTEIGLADLRGLAPRERARAVIDNCVHPDYRQALDDYFTAACAIGGHTPHILRDALRWHINLEETGRMLVV